Proteins encoded by one window of Desulfovibrio ferrophilus:
- a CDS encoding cation diffusion facilitator family transporter — MATSPTRYALYSIAASVTTLVLKFGAYFLTGSVGILSDATESLVNLAAAMLALVVLTHAMRPADDSHAYGHGKAEYFSSGVEGILIIVAAIGIVSASVGRFMDPVLPQRLGLGLGMALLASVVNFATAKAMLGAAKRFDSITLEADAKHLMTDVWTSVGLVVGLSVLMVAPASWAVLDPAIAVLMAVNIVFTGVSLIRRSFWGLMDMALPEAELKAVDMAIRTHAGPQAEYHALRTRKSGARRFIDFHLLVPGMASVAQSHALCCAIESEIHAHLPGTQVTIHVEPHEDAASHDGWVIGGACGAKLGHDNAPCAEQCNSGKSEAKESK, encoded by the coding sequence ATGGCCACTTCACCCACACGCTACGCGCTCTATTCCATCGCAGCATCCGTGACCACTCTGGTGTTGAAATTCGGGGCGTACTTTCTGACGGGCTCGGTCGGTATATTGTCCGATGCCACGGAATCTCTGGTGAATCTGGCCGCCGCCATGCTGGCGCTGGTCGTTTTGACGCATGCCATGCGTCCTGCGGATGACAGTCACGCCTATGGCCACGGCAAGGCGGAGTATTTTTCCAGCGGCGTCGAGGGTATCCTGATTATTGTCGCTGCCATTGGTATTGTCAGCGCATCAGTGGGCAGATTTATGGACCCTGTGCTGCCTCAGCGATTGGGATTGGGGCTGGGCATGGCTCTGCTGGCTTCTGTGGTCAACTTTGCCACGGCCAAGGCCATGCTCGGAGCGGCCAAGCGGTTTGATTCGATCACTCTGGAAGCCGATGCCAAACACCTGATGACGGATGTCTGGACCTCGGTGGGATTGGTCGTCGGTCTGTCGGTGCTGATGGTTGCACCAGCTTCATGGGCCGTTCTGGATCCGGCCATTGCCGTTCTGATGGCCGTGAATATCGTGTTCACAGGCGTGTCACTCATCCGCCGATCTTTCTGGGGGCTGATGGATATGGCGCTGCCAGAGGCGGAACTCAAAGCCGTTGACATGGCCATTAGGACTCATGCCGGGCCGCAGGCCGAGTACCACGCCCTGCGTACACGCAAATCCGGGGCCAGGCGTTTTATTGATTTCCATTTGCTGGTACCGGGCATGGCTTCTGTTGCTCAGTCGCATGCCCTGTGCTGTGCCATTGAAAGCGAGATTCATGCACATTTGCCTGGGACGCAGGTGACCATTCACGTGGAGCCTCACGAGGACGCTGCCTCCCATGACGGGTGGGTGATTGGCGGGGCCTGTGGCGCAAAATTGGGTCATGACAACGCGCCTTGCGCAGAGCAGTGCAATTCAGGGAAGAGCGAGGCGAAAGAGTCAAAATAA
- a CDS encoding phosphodiesterase encodes MLIAQISDFHISASGVAYGQADTNAALKRAVAHLNALVPAPDAVIITGDVADAGNPDAYAMAARILSDLDAPFWMVPGNHDQRDNLREAFPDHDYLSGQCAEARACFVEDRFPLRLLGLDTLLPGAHSGGVDKRTLVWLESALSDGKPTVVFMHHPPFPVGIGNMDAEPFRLADELEGVIRRFPNVLRVCCGHMHRPVLRGFGGTLACIAPSVSMQLVLDLTQQAPSQFVMEPGGLALHLYEPLGGRPPELVTHFGLIPGGGHEFAGPYPFKDVVSPV; translated from the coding sequence ATGTTGATTGCCCAGATCTCTGATTTTCATATCAGTGCCAGCGGAGTGGCTTATGGACAGGCCGATACCAATGCGGCCCTGAAACGGGCGGTGGCCCATCTGAATGCACTTGTTCCCGCCCCCGATGCCGTGATCATCACAGGAGATGTGGCCGATGCCGGAAATCCCGATGCCTATGCCATGGCTGCGCGTATTCTGAGTGATCTTGATGCGCCGTTCTGGATGGTGCCGGGGAATCATGACCAGCGCGACAATCTGAGGGAAGCCTTTCCTGATCACGACTATCTCAGCGGACAGTGTGCCGAGGCACGTGCCTGCTTTGTGGAAGATCGTTTCCCTCTCCGGTTGCTGGGCCTTGATACCCTGCTCCCGGGAGCCCATAGCGGTGGAGTTGATAAGCGGACGTTGGTCTGGCTTGAATCAGCCCTGAGTGACGGCAAGCCCACGGTGGTATTCATGCACCATCCCCCGTTTCCTGTGGGGATTGGTAATATGGATGCCGAACCCTTCAGGCTGGCCGATGAATTGGAGGGAGTGATCCGTCGTTTCCCCAATGTGCTGCGAGTCTGCTGCGGGCATATGCATCGTCCGGTGCTGCGCGGATTTGGTGGGACGCTGGCCTGCATCGCCCCTTCAGTGAGTATGCAGTTGGTGCTGGATTTGACTCAACAGGCTCCATCCCAATTTGTGATGGAACCGGGAGGCTTGGCCCTGCACCTCTATGAACCCTTGGGCGGTCGTCCTCCCGAGTTGGTGACTCACTTCGGGTTGATCCCGGGCGGTGGGCATGAGTTTGCCGGACCGTATCCTTTCAAGGATGTGGTTTCGCCCGTGTAG
- a CDS encoding ATP-binding cassette domain-containing protein, with amino-acid sequence MKKNGVLFGTQLGLTLACCAFLIVPVCQSVLAGVTVNAFKGISSGLTLRWVGEVWVLYSDTIFRSLYIGLACLAVCLVVGVPAAYFMVRMKSRWTKLLEELLVLPLAIPGLAIALGLLLSYGGFKDFRMSWLFILAGHVLFCLPFMVRSVAAVMSMIDLDALEEGAASLGAGFGRRFLNVVVPNSMPGIVSGALMVFTLSIGEFNLTWMLHTPLTKTLPVGLADSYASMRMEIGSAYTLYFFVLIIPLLTAMQWVGSRSVDKVAADDSDQSDLLEVTPMTTANIERESRGVPVILKSCGKTFPDGTVGLKPFDLTITAGQTVVLLGPSGCGKTTTLRIIAGLESPDKGGRVMFGDDDVTDVPIEKRNVGMVFQSYALFPNMTVSRNIEYGLRVRGDDSAKRSARVKEMLAMMQIEHLADRRVDQLSGGQRQRVALSRAIAVRPRVLLLDEPLTALDAKLRDSLRTEIDQLLKRLGITAVYVTHDQGEAMALGDVIVVMDHGEVVQSGSPRDIYFTPSNRFVADFIGTVNTLTCPVQAGQIQFPGGQSLSIADLEDVCDNGQSLVELFFRPEAVSIVNPGEGLLTGEVAAASFLGEKTRLRVRLEDGAVCTVDAPGDKAFALGDSVSFNVSSRSLRSLGGGGVC; translated from the coding sequence ATGAAGAAAAATGGAGTTCTGTTTGGCACTCAGCTGGGCCTGACCCTGGCATGCTGTGCCTTTCTTATTGTGCCTGTCTGTCAGTCCGTGCTGGCTGGTGTGACCGTCAATGCCTTCAAGGGCATCTCCAGTGGCCTGACCTTGCGTTGGGTGGGCGAAGTTTGGGTGCTGTATAGCGATACCATCTTCCGTAGTCTGTATATCGGTTTGGCCTGTTTGGCGGTGTGCCTGGTGGTGGGAGTGCCCGCAGCCTATTTCATGGTGCGCATGAAAAGCCGTTGGACCAAACTGTTGGAAGAACTGCTGGTCTTGCCATTGGCCATCCCAGGGCTGGCCATCGCTCTGGGGCTGCTGCTCAGCTACGGAGGGTTCAAGGACTTCCGCATGAGCTGGCTGTTCATCCTGGCTGGTCACGTATTGTTCTGCCTGCCGTTCATGGTGCGTTCCGTGGCAGCCGTTATGTCCATGATCGATCTGGACGCCCTGGAAGAGGGGGCGGCCAGCCTCGGAGCTGGATTTGGACGGCGGTTTCTGAACGTGGTTGTACCGAACTCCATGCCCGGCATCGTCTCGGGCGCGTTGATGGTGTTCACCTTGTCCATCGGTGAATTCAACCTGACCTGGATGCTGCATACACCGCTGACCAAGACCCTGCCGGTGGGATTGGCGGACAGCTACGCATCCATGCGCATGGAAATCGGTTCGGCCTATACGTTGTACTTTTTTGTTTTGATTATTCCGCTTCTGACGGCCATGCAATGGGTCGGTTCCAGAAGCGTTGACAAGGTCGCCGCCGATGATTCGGACCAATCCGACCTGCTGGAGGTAACACCCATGACGACTGCGAATATTGAACGGGAAAGCCGTGGCGTTCCCGTTATTTTGAAATCCTGCGGCAAGACCTTCCCGGACGGTACCGTGGGCCTGAAGCCCTTTGACCTGACGATCACTGCCGGTCAGACTGTGGTGTTGCTTGGCCCCTCGGGCTGCGGCAAGACCACGACCCTGCGCATCATCGCCGGGTTGGAATCACCGGACAAAGGTGGTCGGGTCATGTTCGGAGACGATGATGTCACCGATGTGCCCATCGAGAAGCGTAACGTGGGTATGGTCTTCCAGAGCTATGCCCTGTTCCCGAATATGACTGTTTCCCGCAATATCGAGTATGGCTTGCGTGTTCGAGGCGACGACAGTGCCAAGCGTAGCGCGCGGGTCAAGGAGATGCTGGCCATGATGCAAATCGAGCATCTGGCTGATCGCAGAGTGGATCAATTGTCTGGTGGTCAGCGGCAGCGCGTAGCCCTGTCCCGTGCCATTGCCGTGCGTCCGCGCGTGTTGCTGTTGGATGAACCCCTGACCGCTCTGGACGCCAAGCTGCGCGATTCGTTGCGCACTGAGATCGACCAATTGCTCAAGCGATTGGGAATTACCGCCGTCTACGTGACCCATGATCAGGGTGAGGCCATGGCCCTGGGTGATGTTATCGTGGTGATGGACCATGGCGAAGTGGTGCAATCCGGTTCGCCGCGTGACATTTACTTCACCCCCTCCAATCGGTTTGTGGCGGACTTCATCGGCACGGTGAATACGCTGACCTGTCCTGTGCAGGCCGGTCAAATCCAGTTTCCCGGTGGGCAGTCTCTGTCCATAGCCGATTTGGAGGACGTCTGTGATAACGGACAGTCATTGGTCGAACTGTTCTTCAGACCCGAGGCCGTGAGCATCGTGAATCCGGGGGAAGGATTGTTGACCGGTGAGGTTGCTGCGGCCAGTTTCCTGGGTGAGAAGACCAGACTCAGAGTTCGATTGGAAGACGGAGCCGTGTGTACTGTGGATGCCCCGGGAGATAAGGCTTTTGCCTTGGGTGATTCGGTGTCGTTCAACGTGTCCTCCAGATCTCTTCGTTCACTGGGCGGGGGCGGAGTATGTTGA
- a CDS encoding ABC transporter permease, whose protein sequence is MSLKIRKQAMLMAVPLGAVLVAFFILPITRLIIETGQGGGMELYVEALTNPQYVHSLGYTLGVSVAVTAVSLALSGVVGVFLARNEFRGRRLLVAMLTFPLAFPGVVVGFMVIIWAGRQGLLGQMTKAMSGDKIVLAYSLTGLFLGYLYFSIPRVVVTVMAAAEKIDIELEEAARSLGASPWRVVIDVIIPALVPAFISSGAICFATSMGAFGTAFTLATDIDVLPITIYTEFTLSANIAMASCLSVILGVITWAALFGARIAAREESIGAAG, encoded by the coding sequence ATGTCACTCAAGATAAGAAAACAGGCCATGCTTATGGCCGTTCCTCTGGGCGCCGTACTTGTGGCGTTTTTTATACTGCCGATCACGCGCCTGATTATTGAAACGGGCCAGGGTGGCGGCATGGAACTGTATGTGGAGGCCCTGACCAATCCGCAATACGTGCATAGTCTGGGCTATACCCTTGGTGTCTCCGTGGCGGTCACGGCAGTGTCTCTGGCTTTGTCTGGCGTGGTGGGTGTGTTCCTGGCACGCAATGAATTTCGCGGCAGGCGATTGCTTGTTGCCATGCTGACTTTTCCTTTGGCCTTTCCCGGCGTTGTCGTGGGTTTCATGGTGATTATCTGGGCGGGGCGGCAAGGGCTGCTGGGCCAGATGACCAAGGCCATGTCCGGAGACAAGATCGTGCTGGCCTATTCCCTGACCGGCCTGTTTTTGGGCTATCTGTATTTTTCCATCCCCCGGGTGGTGGTCACGGTCATGGCCGCTGCCGAGAAGATTGATATCGAGCTGGAAGAAGCCGCCAGATCGCTCGGGGCATCGCCTTGGCGGGTTGTGATTGACGTCATCATTCCGGCTTTGGTTCCGGCTTTCATCTCCTCTGGCGCCATTTGTTTTGCCACGTCCATGGGGGCGTTCGGTACGGCCTTTACCCTGGCCACCGATATCGATGTGTTGCCTATCACCATCTATACGGAGTTTACCCTGTCGGCCAATATCGCCATGGCTTCATGCCTGTCCGTGATTTTGGGTGTGATCACCTGGGCGGCATTGTTTGGCGCGCGCATCGCGGCGCGTGAAGAAAGTATTGGAGCGGCAGGATGA
- a CDS encoding ABC transporter substrate-binding protein → MKRVALFLAMAMFALFSAGMASASEDAICYNCPPEWADWGTQLKTIEKELDIKLPHDNKNSGQTLSQLIAEKDHPVADVAYYGVSFGIKAKESGVVAPYKPAHWDDIPAGLKDSEGYWFTIHSGTIGFFVNKDALEGNPVPRSWNDLLDPRYKGMVGYLDPTSAFVGYASATAVNLAMGGSLDDFGPGIEFMKKLKKNDPIVPKQTSYARVLSGEIPILFDYDFNAYRAKYKDEANVEFVIPAEGSIIVPYVMSLVKNSEHPELGKKILDFIMSDKGQAVWANAFLKPVRASAMSKEVAAKFLPESDYARAKPIDYGKMAVVQDNFRDRYRAEVR, encoded by the coding sequence ATGAAACGTGTCGCATTATTCCTTGCCATGGCCATGTTTGCCCTCTTCAGCGCTGGCATGGCTAGCGCTTCCGAAGATGCCATCTGCTACAACTGTCCTCCTGAATGGGCTGACTGGGGTACCCAGTTGAAGACCATCGAAAAGGAATTGGACATCAAACTGCCTCATGACAACAAGAACTCCGGGCAGACTCTGTCCCAGTTGATCGCCGAAAAGGATCATCCTGTTGCCGATGTGGCCTACTATGGTGTGTCCTTTGGTATCAAGGCCAAGGAGTCCGGTGTCGTTGCTCCTTACAAACCCGCACATTGGGACGATATTCCTGCCGGTTTGAAGGATTCCGAAGGCTACTGGTTCACCATTCACTCCGGAACCATCGGCTTCTTCGTGAACAAGGATGCCCTGGAGGGCAACCCCGTTCCCCGTTCCTGGAATGACCTGCTGGATCCTCGCTACAAGGGCATGGTCGGTTACCTTGATCCCACCTCCGCTTTCGTGGGCTATGCTTCCGCCACGGCAGTCAACCTGGCCATGGGTGGCAGCCTTGATGATTTCGGTCCTGGTATCGAGTTCATGAAGAAGCTGAAGAAGAACGATCCCATCGTGCCCAAGCAGACGTCCTATGCCCGTGTGCTCTCCGGTGAGATTCCAATTCTGTTCGACTATGATTTCAATGCTTACCGCGCCAAGTACAAGGATGAAGCCAACGTTGAGTTCGTGATTCCCGCCGAAGGTTCTATCATCGTGCCTTACGTCATGAGTCTCGTGAAGAACAGTGAGCACCCCGAGCTCGGCAAGAAGATTCTGGACTTCATCATGAGTGACAAGGGCCAGGCCGTATGGGCCAACGCCTTCCTGAAGCCCGTGCGCGCCTCTGCCATGAGCAAGGAAGTGGCTGCCAAGTTCCTGCCCGAGTCCGACTATGCCCGCGCCAAGCCCATCGACTATGGAAAGATGGCCGTGGTGCAGGACAACTTCCGCGACCGTTACCGCGCCGAGGTGCGATAA
- a CDS encoding LacI family DNA-binding transcriptional regulator, whose product MATIRDVAEMAGVSVASVSRFINSPDKVRAETRERIRLAMQECNYRYNYVAKVFATQRTQTIGLVIPTITNTVFADSTRGLQDEATRRGYQVLMVNADYDPDAEGELVRHLLERQVDGLVITASDPHGAIAGELATAGIPAVFLYSTLSEGPVSSVGIDNERGGFDATAHLADLGHERIAMLAGSFTSSDRSRHRYDGYRRCLSERGLEFEPGLVVEIPYGLEHCREGVARLMEAAQPPTAIFASNDLMAIGVMGELRAFGLSVPRDVSVVGFDDVLMSSYVAPRLTTIRQPVYEMGRRAAQMVLDALDRGGQSVPRHLILDHELVVRESTASLRRA is encoded by the coding sequence ATGGCAACAATCAGAGACGTAGCAGAAATGGCAGGTGTTTCGGTAGCCAGTGTTTCGCGATTCATCAACAGCCCGGACAAAGTACGGGCCGAGACTCGTGAACGCATTCGCTTGGCTATGCAAGAATGCAACTACCGCTATAACTACGTGGCCAAGGTTTTTGCCACGCAACGCACCCAGACCATCGGGCTGGTGATTCCCACTATCACCAATACCGTGTTCGCGGATTCCACACGTGGATTACAGGACGAGGCGACCCGGCGTGGCTATCAGGTGTTGATGGTCAATGCGGATTACGATCCCGACGCCGAGGGTGAGTTGGTGCGCCATCTGCTGGAGCGGCAGGTGGATGGACTGGTGATTACCGCTTCGGACCCGCATGGGGCCATTGCCGGAGAACTCGCAACTGCGGGGATTCCGGCTGTTTTCCTGTATAGCACCCTGTCCGAGGGGCCGGTGTCCAGCGTGGGCATCGACAATGAACGTGGCGGCTTCGATGCCACCGCGCATCTGGCAGACCTTGGGCATGAGCGCATCGCCATGCTCGCCGGATCTTTCACATCTTCGGATCGAAGTCGTCATCGTTATGATGGCTACCGGCGCTGTTTATCTGAGCGTGGATTGGAGTTTGAACCTGGGCTGGTTGTTGAAATCCCCTACGGCCTTGAACATTGCCGAGAGGGTGTTGCGCGCCTGATGGAGGCCGCACAACCGCCTACTGCGATCTTCGCATCCAATGATTTGATGGCCATCGGTGTCATGGGAGAACTGCGGGCCTTTGGCTTGTCTGTTCCTCGTGATGTGTCTGTGGTGGGGTTCGATGACGTTCTCATGTCATCGTATGTCGCCCCAAGACTGACGACGATTCGGCAACCTGTCTACGAGATGGGGCGGCGAGCCGCGCAGATGGTTCTGGATGCCTTGGACCGGGGAGGGCAGAGCGTTCCCCGGCATTTGATTCTCGATCATGAGCTGGTTGTAAGAGAGTCCACCGCTTCCCTGCGCCGGGCTTGA
- a CDS encoding methyl-accepting chemotaxis protein: MFRRFSISVRVFSILVLLVLFVGGVVAGFYSNSMKIKDIGLENLNAEMLEGQKVKLKVASDALAHTLGKALKGLDGEERDEKARSLLEGFVFEEDGSGYFFVARKTVLVAHLKASLVGKDLGQTKDKNGLLFMGELAQKAASGGGYVEYVWPKPGAGDQPKLSYAQKIPGTDLWTGTGVYIDNIEARKLEVAGVIEDNVSRNTTVILGVVGSLLVLVVIPLSWLIVRSVVGPIREATQASQDIANGDFAVHVDESGRDEAAQLAKALNAMASTLATNIEEINAKTEEAENKAAQAEIATQEANEAKAKAETAKAEGMFQAATRLEVIVERISAASEEMSSQGEEIRQGTDVQSERIASTATAMEEMNATVLEVARNSAEAAQRGDEARQEAQDGARVVGMSIEAMNTTRDQAAELKDNMEVLGQQAESIGAIMTVIEDIADQTNLLALNAAIEAARAGEAGRGFAVVADEVRKLAEKTMGATKEVGDSIRSIQGVASQNIESMDKAVRDLEKAVQLTHESGEALQRIVAGVEDSSQQINSIATAAEEQSATSEEINRSVDEINRITSETAAGVAQSAEALRDLSEQMSELSTVVRELKEEGSV; the protein is encoded by the coding sequence ATGTTTCGACGTTTTTCCATCTCAGTAAGGGTGTTTTCCATCCTCGTCCTGTTGGTTTTGTTTGTGGGGGGCGTTGTTGCTGGCTTTTATTCCAATTCAATGAAGATCAAGGATATTGGTCTGGAAAACCTTAATGCCGAAATGCTTGAGGGGCAGAAGGTAAAACTCAAAGTGGCCTCCGATGCCTTGGCGCACACTTTGGGTAAGGCTTTGAAAGGACTGGATGGCGAGGAACGGGACGAAAAAGCTCGCTCATTGCTCGAAGGCTTTGTCTTTGAAGAGGATGGGTCCGGATATTTTTTCGTGGCCCGTAAGACGGTATTGGTTGCCCACTTGAAGGCTTCACTTGTGGGTAAGGATCTTGGTCAGACCAAGGACAAGAACGGTCTGTTGTTTATGGGCGAATTAGCCCAGAAGGCGGCTTCCGGTGGTGGTTATGTCGAGTACGTCTGGCCCAAACCCGGGGCAGGAGATCAACCCAAGCTGAGCTATGCCCAGAAGATTCCCGGAACTGATCTTTGGACAGGAACGGGCGTATATATTGACAACATCGAAGCCCGGAAGTTGGAAGTTGCCGGTGTGATTGAAGACAACGTCAGCAGGAATACAACGGTCATTCTGGGGGTGGTGGGGTCCCTGCTTGTACTGGTCGTGATTCCGCTGTCGTGGTTGATCGTGCGAAGTGTGGTCGGGCCGATTCGCGAAGCCACCCAGGCTTCGCAGGATATTGCCAATGGCGATTTCGCTGTTCATGTTGATGAAAGTGGGCGTGACGAAGCGGCTCAGTTGGCTAAGGCTCTCAATGCCATGGCGAGTACACTTGCCACGAACATTGAAGAGATCAACGCCAAGACCGAGGAAGCCGAGAACAAGGCCGCTCAAGCTGAGATCGCTACCCAGGAAGCCAATGAAGCCAAGGCCAAGGCTGAAACCGCCAAGGCCGAGGGCATGTTCCAGGCAGCGACTCGCCTTGAGGTGATTGTCGAACGCATTTCCGCTGCCTCTGAGGAAATGTCCAGCCAGGGCGAGGAAATTAGGCAGGGTACTGACGTACAGTCTGAGCGGATTGCTTCCACAGCAACGGCCATGGAAGAAATGAACGCTACCGTGCTTGAAGTCGCCCGTAATTCTGCCGAGGCTGCCCAGAGAGGCGATGAGGCCCGTCAGGAAGCTCAGGATGGTGCTCGAGTGGTCGGCATGTCAATCGAGGCCATGAATACCACTCGCGATCAGGCCGCAGAGCTTAAGGACAATATGGAAGTCCTCGGCCAACAAGCTGAATCCATCGGTGCCATCATGACCGTTATTGAGGATATTGCGGATCAGACAAACCTGTTGGCCCTGAACGCAGCCATTGAGGCGGCCCGGGCAGGTGAGGCTGGTCGAGGCTTTGCCGTTGTTGCCGACGAGGTACGCAAATTGGCCGAGAAGACCATGGGAGCCACTAAGGAAGTTGGCGATTCCATTCGCTCCATTCAGGGCGTGGCTAGTCAGAATATTGAATCCATGGACAAAGCCGTTCGTGATCTTGAAAAGGCCGTGCAGTTGACTCATGAGTCCGGCGAGGCTTTGCAGCGCATCGTGGCCGGTGTGGAAGATTCTTCACAGCAGATCAATAGCATTGCCACTGCAGCCGAAGAACAGTCCGCCACTTCCGAAGAGATCAACCGTTCGGTGGATGAGATCAATCGCATTACCTCGGAAACAGCCGCAGGTGTCGCTCAGTCTGCTGAGGCCTTGCGTGATTTGTCCGAACAGATGTCCGAGCTGAGCACCGTGGTTCGGGAATTGAAGGAAGAAGGCAGCGTGTAA
- a CDS encoding FmdE family protein has protein sequence MNQATVGTDTFDEFVERARQFHGYPAPGLLLGGFMVEEAKSHIPEGVLFDAIAETAWCLPDAVQMLTPCTVGNGWLKVLNLGIYAVTLYDKSNGIGVRVAVDEKLLSRWSEMHTWLMKTKPKREQDSVLLRQQIAQAGINVCRITPVNVQTQAVARKGKGRIASCPLCNQPYPLDHGRICRFCQGEAPYDITPNPGSAFDGPADLTVLPVDEAVGQAALHDMTRIDPGVEKGPAFTRGQVLSAGDVCRLQQMGKNHIYVERTTAASEGWVHEDDAARAFALGLSGTGVELMGDIREGKANLVAACDGLLQINTDILEAFNMVSGVMAATRHDGLLVKQGARIGATRAIPLYLPESALGQATRILDDSPVLNVLPLRPAQVGILVTGTEVANGLIEDKFEPVISNKLEALGCTAGGTTVVPDDRSAVCEGIQKFIATGCDLIITTAGLSVDPDDVTRQGLVDAGAEDVLYGAPILPGAMTLLAKIGEVQVLGVPACALFYKTTSLDLLLPRLLAGCELNRRDLARLGHGGMCSECKTCTFPKCPFGK, from the coding sequence GTGAATCAAGCAACCGTCGGAACAGATACCTTTGATGAATTCGTTGAACGCGCCAGACAGTTTCACGGATATCCGGCACCGGGTCTGTTACTCGGGGGGTTCATGGTGGAAGAAGCCAAATCCCACATCCCCGAAGGGGTATTATTCGATGCCATTGCCGAAACAGCATGGTGTCTGCCCGATGCCGTACAGATGCTTACTCCGTGTACAGTTGGGAATGGCTGGCTCAAGGTTCTGAATCTGGGAATCTATGCGGTCACCCTCTATGATAAAAGCAATGGTATCGGTGTCCGGGTTGCTGTGGACGAGAAGCTCCTGTCGCGCTGGTCCGAGATGCACACCTGGCTCATGAAGACCAAGCCCAAGCGGGAACAGGATTCTGTTCTGCTGCGCCAGCAAATTGCACAGGCAGGAATCAATGTCTGCCGTATTACTCCCGTCAACGTCCAAACACAGGCCGTGGCCCGCAAAGGCAAGGGACGCATCGCCAGTTGTCCATTATGCAATCAGCCCTACCCCCTTGATCACGGGCGCATCTGCCGATTCTGCCAGGGAGAGGCCCCGTACGATATTACGCCCAATCCCGGATCAGCCTTCGACGGCCCCGCAGATCTGACTGTTCTGCCCGTGGACGAGGCAGTGGGCCAGGCTGCGCTGCACGACATGACCCGCATCGATCCCGGAGTTGAAAAAGGGCCAGCCTTCACTCGAGGTCAGGTACTGAGCGCAGGAGATGTCTGTCGCCTGCAACAGATGGGCAAGAACCATATTTATGTCGAACGGACCACCGCGGCCTCCGAGGGGTGGGTCCATGAAGATGATGCGGCCCGGGCCTTTGCCCTGGGGCTCTCTGGTACCGGAGTGGAACTCATGGGAGACATCCGGGAGGGCAAGGCAAATCTTGTTGCTGCCTGCGACGGACTTCTTCAGATCAACACCGATATCCTGGAAGCCTTCAACATGGTCTCCGGCGTCATGGCTGCCACACGGCATGATGGTCTCCTCGTGAAACAGGGTGCACGCATCGGTGCGACAAGGGCCATTCCGCTCTACCTCCCTGAGAGCGCTCTGGGGCAGGCCACGCGCATCCTCGATGATAGCCCCGTTCTGAATGTACTGCCTTTGCGCCCGGCTCAGGTTGGTATCCTCGTCACAGGAACCGAGGTCGCCAACGGTCTGATCGAGGATAAATTCGAACCCGTCATTTCCAATAAACTCGAGGCACTGGGATGTACTGCTGGTGGAACCACCGTCGTGCCTGATGATCGCAGTGCCGTTTGTGAAGGTATTCAGAAATTTATCGCCACCGGCTGTGACCTGATCATTACCACAGCAGGCCTGAGCGTTGATCCCGATGATGTGACCCGTCAGGGCCTCGTCGATGCCGGGGCCGAGGACGTTCTCTACGGCGCCCCGATCCTGCCCGGCGCCATGACCCTGCTTGCCAAAATCGGCGAAGTGCAGGTTTTGGGCGTTCCCGCCTGTGCGCTCTTTTACAAAACCACCAGCCTGGATCTTTTATTGCCCAGGCTGCTGGCAGGATGTGAGCTGAACAGGCGCGACCTGGCTCGGCTCGGACACGGCGGCATGTGCAGCGAATGCAAGACCTGCACATTCCCCAAGTGCCCCTTCGGTAAATAA